From a single Flavobacteriales bacterium genomic region:
- a CDS encoding baseplate J/gp47 family protein, whose protein sequence is METCENKALIQRDGTNRNERLAEALLPEYVAVDERSMKDLITFVQQYAGEIAYVDIDNLADGDWKTFFNADNDIDILLDEDYSDTENFLDYVEKKGGFTQPHFALFLAFLKLFRKAQDDLNTITKRHLDFYYKEVLRLEEKPAVSDQVFLIFTLAKHIAKSHAVKENTELKAGKDDTGQPLFFATDDELVVNKGEVSAIKALFADVENTQRLYASPIANSSDGEGAEIESEDMHWEIFGNTDRDQPEIGFAFASPILFLAEGERTVTVTLTFSPETKIGSVFPHADKSFDVVFSGEEEWISPEGEDAYDVTDGKYHPQVVERILAFANSATKDDLDHKISDDPNTGYGDQIDDYDIGALVAERIVAKRNIIGSYTSLDQLLDVKGFGIDKLNDMAYTFRNLSNATIVDPVANTITIIRTIEESQPAVVAYNQEVLLEPYKTSWPVMKVTLNRDYPASPYVYKYLRDLDLTAANIHVNVSDVKSNIIQNDAARLDPAKPFQPFGNRPQLDASFYIGNQEIFQKNLETLTVNIQWHELPEEQSFGAYYANYTVQTGERQNTTFLTEVSLLDKREWTPVMKDGSYLQLFDNATDEEIINPVNNLFLSVANTGATDSLGDVKRDPEIIPFTQLDTTTQKGFLRMTLKGENFGHKDYPTSYTQQVLAGVTANPPVPPNLPNEPYTPTIKELSLDYSSSVDLNIVKQSEKAWENRVEQFFHVHPFGAAETDAREATNDLMPVITSEGSLYIGIENLTGGSNLSLLFQVAEGSANPDYLQQKVNWSYLAGNTWKTFNDRKILSDSTNGLLTSGIISFALPKEANTSHELLSDGLLWIRATVDKDTPAISDMVDIRAQAVTATAEDINNDPNRLGKALPAETIKKLRESDSAIDKVEQPFSSFGGKLKESSSAFYTRVSERLRHKQRAITIWDYERLVLEEFPSVYKVKCINHTIFNGTTTDYSEVAPGHVSLIVISSVINKNAVDPLKPKTSLITLAEIETFLTDIKAECVELHVRNPLYEEIQVELNVKFYDGIDNGYYQELLNDEIKAFLSPWAYEDSSDIVFGGRIHKSMILNFVEERDYVDYVTCFKMYHTVPSEGVAPSTIDINEARASTTGSVLGSAPEHLIHVMEEAICGCDENEVFGVKELAADGCGCD, encoded by the coding sequence ATGGAAACCTGCGAAAATAAAGCCCTTATACAGCGCGACGGAACCAACCGGAATGAACGGCTGGCGGAAGCATTGTTGCCTGAATATGTGGCGGTGGACGAACGCAGCATGAAGGACCTCATCACCTTTGTGCAGCAGTATGCGGGTGAGATCGCCTATGTGGATATTGATAACCTGGCAGATGGTGATTGGAAAACGTTCTTCAACGCCGACAATGACATCGATATCCTGCTGGATGAAGATTACAGCGACACAGAGAATTTTCTGGATTATGTTGAAAAGAAGGGCGGATTCACCCAGCCTCATTTTGCGTTATTCCTTGCGTTTCTGAAGTTATTCAGGAAGGCACAGGATGACCTTAACACCATTACAAAACGCCATCTTGATTTCTATTATAAAGAAGTACTTCGCCTGGAAGAAAAGCCAGCCGTTTCAGATCAGGTATTCCTCATCTTCACCCTGGCAAAGCACATTGCCAAATCCCATGCTGTAAAGGAAAACACAGAGCTGAAGGCCGGGAAAGATGACACCGGACAACCTCTGTTCTTCGCTACGGATGATGAACTCGTGGTGAACAAAGGTGAGGTGAGCGCCATCAAGGCACTGTTTGCAGATGTAGAAAACACGCAACGCCTGTATGCCTCTCCCATCGCAAACTCATCAGATGGAGAAGGTGCTGAAATCGAGAGTGAAGACATGCATTGGGAGATATTCGGTAATACCGACAGGGATCAACCCGAGATCGGTTTTGCATTTGCATCTCCCATACTTTTCCTTGCCGAAGGAGAAAGAACGGTAACCGTTACCCTCACATTTTCTCCGGAGACAAAGATCGGATCCGTGTTTCCGCATGCTGATAAATCATTTGATGTGGTGTTCAGTGGAGAAGAAGAATGGATATCTCCCGAAGGTGAGGATGCGTATGATGTCACCGATGGAAAGTATCATCCGCAGGTGGTCGAAAGAATACTGGCATTTGCAAACTCTGCCACGAAAGATGACCTCGATCACAAGATCAGCGATGACCCGAATACCGGTTATGGAGACCAGATCGATGATTATGATATAGGTGCGCTGGTGGCAGAACGCATCGTCGCCAAACGGAATATCATCGGCTCTTACACCTCCCTTGATCAGCTGCTGGATGTGAAAGGCTTCGGTATTGATAAGCTGAACGACATGGCCTACACTTTCAGGAACCTGTCCAATGCCACCATTGTAGACCCCGTTGCCAACACGATCACCATCATCCGTACCATAGAGGAAAGTCAGCCCGCCGTGGTTGCTTACAATCAGGAGGTACTTCTTGAACCGTATAAAACATCGTGGCCGGTGATGAAGGTCACATTGAATCGTGATTATCCGGCAAGCCCGTATGTGTATAAATATCTCAGGGACCTCGACCTGACCGCAGCCAACATCCATGTGAATGTGTCGGATGTGAAGAGTAATATTATTCAGAATGATGCTGCCCGGCTTGATCCGGCCAAGCCATTCCAGCCATTCGGTAACCGGCCGCAACTTGATGCCTCCTTCTACATCGGCAACCAGGAGATCTTTCAAAAGAATCTGGAAACACTGACCGTCAACATACAATGGCATGAGCTTCCTGAAGAACAAAGCTTCGGCGCGTATTATGCCAACTATACCGTGCAGACCGGCGAACGTCAGAATACCACCTTTCTTACAGAGGTTTCTTTGCTTGATAAAAGAGAGTGGACGCCGGTGATGAAAGACGGAAGTTATCTCCAGCTATTCGATAATGCCACCGATGAGGAAATCATCAATCCGGTCAACAACCTATTTTTATCTGTAGCGAACACCGGAGCAACCGATTCGCTTGGCGATGTAAAACGTGATCCGGAGATCATTCCGTTCACCCAGCTTGATACGACAACACAAAAAGGATTTCTGAGGATGACCCTGAAAGGGGAAAACTTCGGTCATAAGGATTATCCTACTTCTTATACCCAACAGGTGCTGGCAGGTGTAACCGCCAATCCGCCGGTCCCTCCAAATCTTCCGAATGAACCCTACACACCAACGATCAAGGAACTGTCCCTGGACTATTCCTCCTCTGTTGATCTGAATATTGTAAAGCAATCGGAGAAGGCATGGGAAAACCGGGTGGAACAGTTCTTTCATGTGCACCCATTCGGTGCGGCAGAAACGGATGCCAGGGAAGCCACCAATGACCTGATGCCGGTAATCACCAGCGAAGGCAGCCTCTATATCGGAATTGAAAATTTAACCGGAGGAAGTAATCTGTCACTTCTTTTCCAGGTTGCAGAGGGCAGCGCAAACCCTGACTATCTGCAACAGAAGGTAAATTGGAGTTATCTGGCCGGCAATACCTGGAAGACCTTCAACGACCGGAAGATATTGTCAGATTCCACCAACGGTTTGCTGACTTCCGGTATCATTTCCTTTGCTCTGCCCAAAGAAGCGAATACCTCACACGAATTACTCTCCGATGGTTTGCTCTGGATCAGGGCTACCGTCGACAAGGATACACCCGCCATTTCCGATATGGTGGATATCCGCGCACAAGCGGTTACAGCCACCGCTGAGGATATCAACAATGACCCCAACCGACTGGGAAAGGCTTTGCCTGCGGAGACGATCAAGAAGCTCCGGGAAAGCGACTCTGCCATTGATAAGGTAGAGCAGCCTTTCAGCTCATTCGGTGGAAAGCTGAAAGAAAGCAGCAGTGCTTTTTATACGCGGGTCAGTGAACGGCTGAGGCATAAGCAGCGCGCTATCACCATCTGGGACTATGAAAGACTCGTGCTGGAAGAGTTCCCTTCCGTGTATAAGGTGAAGTGCATCAACCATACCATTTTTAATGGAACAACAACAGACTACTCCGAGGTTGCGCCTGGACATGTGTCCCTCATTGTGATTTCCAGCGTGATCAATAAGAATGCGGTAGACCCGCTAAAACCTAAAACCAGTCTGATTACCCTGGCGGAGATCGAAACATTCCTTACCGATATTAAAGCGGAATGCGTAGAGCTTCATGTCAGAAACCCACTGTATGAAGAAATTCAGGTGGAGTTGAATGTCAAGTTTTATGACGGTATCGACAATGGTTATTACCAGGAATTACTGAATGATGAGATCAAAGCTTTCCTGTCCCCATGGGCCTATGAGGATAGCTCGGATATCGTCTTCGGCGGAAGAATACACAAATCCATGATCCTGAATTTTGTGGAAGAACGGGACTATGTAGATTATGTGACCTGCTTTAAAATGTATCATACAGTGCCATCGGAGGGTGTGGCACCGTCAACCATAGACATTAACGAGGCGCGAGCCAGCACCACCGGATCCGTACTCGGATCTGCACCGGAACATCTCATCCACGTGATGGAAGAGGCGATCTGCGGATGCGATGAAAACGAAGTGTTCGGTGTGAAAGAGCTAGCTGCTGATGGATGTGGTTGTGATTAA
- a CDS encoding PAAR domain-containing protein → MPPAARVTDTTTHGGTIVGPGEATVLIGNMPACVAGDNHVCSLPPNAHQPTASPFPMGSTTVLIGGKPAIRVGDVCICGAGAAVGEPTVMIG, encoded by the coding sequence ATGCCACCCGCAGCAAGAGTAACCGACACAACGACCCATGGGGGAACCATCGTAGGACCCGGAGAAGCCACCGTGCTTATCGGGAACATGCCGGCATGTGTGGCAGGAGATAATCATGTATGCTCCCTGCCACCCAATGCACATCAGCCTACGGCAAGTCCCTTTCCGATGGGAAGTACAACGGTGCTGATAGGGGGCAAGCCGGCCATCCGGGTAGGTGATGTTTGTATATGTGGTGCTGGCGCCGCTGTTGGTGAACCAACGGTGATGATCGGATAA
- the vgrG gene encoding type VI secretion system tip protein VgrG has product MAETLTIPTQAATDLPTFKVLVDGEDIGGLFGLISIMVSKAVNKIPKARLILSDGDVALEDFEVSSGDMFVPGKEVEIKGGYHNIEDTVFKGIIIKHGIKSLENKNPVLIIELRDAAVKMTIGRKSKYFEEVADSDVIEEIAGEYGLQTDVEATSVTHKEMVQYHCTDWDFVVSRAEVNGLLVFADDGTLGVKAPDLSQDPLLNLAYGHNIMEFEADMDARDQLAASVSKSWDFTAQEMIEEEGEDPGLSEQGDFTTSDLSDVIGLETFTQQHSGKVEDTELKAWSDARLLRSRLSKVKGRVKIVGFSDIKPGHIISFQGLGNRFNGPAFVSSVVHQITTGMAWYTHLEFGLDEQWFITRYDDIVDKPAGGMLPPIHGLQVGVVTNIHEDPDGDFRIKVRLPVIDPENEGVWARMVSPDAGENRGMVFRPEVEDEVIVGFLNDDPRDPIILGMVHSSAKPAPIDAEEENNEKGFVTRGELKLTFNDDKLSITLETPNGNTMVISDDEGGINLEDENGNKITMSSDGITIESAKDINLKASGDINIEGTNITEKASASYKADGGAGAELTSSAQTVVKGSLVQIN; this is encoded by the coding sequence ATGGCCGAAACCCTCACCATACCAACCCAGGCTGCAACCGACCTGCCCACCTTCAAGGTGCTGGTGGACGGGGAGGATATCGGTGGACTGTTCGGTCTGATCTCGATCATGGTATCCAAGGCCGTCAACAAAATCCCCAAGGCGAGACTGATCCTGAGCGACGGAGATGTGGCGCTTGAAGATTTTGAGGTCAGCAGCGGAGACATGTTCGTCCCCGGTAAAGAAGTGGAGATCAAAGGTGGTTATCACAATATTGAAGACACCGTTTTTAAAGGGATCATCATTAAACATGGTATCAAATCCCTGGAAAATAAAAACCCGGTCCTCATCATAGAGCTGCGCGATGCCGCCGTTAAAATGACCATAGGCAGGAAAAGCAAATATTTTGAAGAGGTTGCGGACAGTGATGTGATCGAAGAGATCGCCGGTGAATACGGACTGCAAACAGACGTCGAAGCCACTTCCGTTACACATAAAGAAATGGTGCAATACCATTGCACAGACTGGGACTTCGTTGTAAGCAGAGCCGAAGTAAACGGTCTGCTGGTGTTTGCGGATGACGGCACATTGGGTGTAAAAGCGCCGGACCTTTCACAGGATCCCTTGCTGAACCTTGCTTACGGACACAACATCATGGAATTTGAGGCCGACATGGACGCACGGGATCAGCTGGCCGCCTCCGTCAGTAAATCATGGGACTTCACGGCACAGGAGATGATCGAAGAGGAAGGAGAGGATCCCGGTCTTTCCGAACAGGGTGACTTTACGACCTCGGACCTGTCTGACGTGATCGGCCTGGAAACGTTTACACAGCAACACAGCGGAAAGGTAGAGGACACCGAACTCAAAGCCTGGTCGGATGCACGCCTGCTCAGAAGCCGCTTGTCAAAAGTAAAAGGGCGTGTGAAGATCGTTGGCTTCAGTGACATCAAACCAGGCCACATCATCTCGTTCCAGGGACTCGGAAACCGATTTAACGGACCTGCATTCGTATCCTCGGTTGTTCATCAGATCACCACCGGGATGGCCTGGTATACGCACCTGGAATTCGGATTGGATGAGCAATGGTTCATCACCCGCTATGATGACATCGTGGATAAGCCTGCAGGTGGTATGCTGCCACCGATACACGGGTTGCAGGTAGGCGTGGTGACCAATATCCATGAAGACCCGGACGGCGATTTCCGGATCAAGGTCAGACTGCCTGTCATCGACCCTGAGAATGAAGGGGTCTGGGCAAGAATGGTGAGCCCCGATGCAGGAGAGAATCGCGGCATGGTCTTCAGACCCGAAGTGGAAGATGAGGTGATCGTTGGATTTCTGAATGATGATCCCCGTGACCCGATCATTCTGGGGATGGTGCACAGCAGCGCCAAACCCGCGCCGATCGATGCGGAAGAAGAGAATAATGAGAAGGGTTTTGTTACAAGGGGAGAACTTAAACTCACCTTCAACGATGATAAGCTCAGTATCACGCTTGAGACCCCGAACGGAAATACCATGGTCATCAGCGATGATGAAGGAGGGATCAACCTGGAAGATGAGAATGGAAATAAAATTACGATGAGCTCCGACGGGATCACAATCGAAAGTGCAAAAGACATCAACCTGAAAGCATCAGGAGATATCAATATAGAAGGAACAAACATCACTGAAAAAGCCAGTGCGAGCTATAAAGCCGACGGCGGTGCAGGTGCGGAACTTACCTCCAGCGCCCAAACCGTTGTCAAAGGCTCTCTGGTTCAGATCAATTAG
- a CDS encoding phage tail sheath family protein: MATVIKTPGVYIQEISKLPASVAAVATAIPAFIGYTEKRRKDSVTLGPNVPVRITSFPEFEEIFGGPESEELDVTVHDKLTGPAGDLISRTITVAQADPSEHNLYHAVQMYFANGGGPCYIVSVNPNPHTFPVAAFSKDDFEDGLDAIKKVDEPTLLLMPETADGLNADDHYELAQKMLAQCASLQDRFTIIDTHNSDSDTVDASTTLGIDDLKYGAVYHPYLRSSIVVPYVDADVTITHTTDDGDTNPAGAFDGLGLDDLSSEGANTNLAVYYQIKGEINRQAKVILSPGSSVAGIYARVDRERGVWKAPANVSVRSVAEPLLNISAEEQENLNVNAVSGKSINAIRTFSGKGVLVWGSRTLAGNDNEWRYVPVRRLFIFVEESVKKATEFVVFEPNTAGTWQRVKGMIENFLVKLWREGALAGAKPEQAFFVKVGLGETMTPLDILEGRMNVEIGMAAVRPAEFIILKFSHKLQES, encoded by the coding sequence ATGGCTACAGTGATCAAAACCCCTGGTGTTTATATTCAGGAGATATCCAAACTCCCTGCATCTGTTGCGGCCGTTGCCACAGCGATCCCGGCATTTATAGGCTATACGGAGAAACGCAGGAAAGACAGCGTCACGCTGGGACCTAACGTCCCCGTGCGCATCACTTCCTTTCCTGAATTTGAAGAGATCTTCGGTGGACCCGAATCTGAAGAACTGGATGTGACCGTTCATGATAAACTGACCGGCCCGGCCGGCGATCTCATCAGCCGTACCATAACGGTAGCCCAGGCGGATCCGTCTGAACACAACCTTTATCATGCCGTGCAGATGTACTTTGCCAACGGCGGCGGTCCGTGTTATATCGTTTCGGTAAACCCGAATCCCCACACGTTTCCTGTGGCGGCCTTCAGCAAGGATGATTTTGAAGATGGCCTGGATGCCATTAAGAAAGTGGATGAGCCCACATTGCTTCTGATGCCTGAGACCGCTGATGGACTTAACGCCGATGATCACTATGAACTCGCGCAGAAAATGCTGGCACAATGTGCATCTCTGCAAGACAGATTCACCATCATCGATACACACAACAGCGATTCAGATACGGTAGACGCATCAACAACCTTAGGGATCGACGACCTGAAGTATGGTGCGGTATACCATCCGTACCTCCGTTCATCCATTGTGGTTCCTTATGTTGATGCGGACGTCACCATCACCCATACCACCGACGATGGTGACACCAATCCTGCCGGCGCTTTTGACGGTCTGGGTCTGGATGACCTCAGCAGTGAAGGTGCCAACACCAACCTGGCGGTTTACTACCAGATCAAGGGTGAGATCAATCGCCAGGCAAAGGTGATCCTGTCTCCCGGATCATCCGTTGCCGGAATATACGCCCGGGTAGACCGTGAGCGTGGGGTGTGGAAAGCACCTGCTAACGTAAGCGTACGCAGTGTAGCAGAACCTCTCCTCAATATTTCAGCGGAAGAGCAGGAAAACCTGAATGTGAATGCGGTTTCCGGAAAGTCCATCAATGCCATTCGCACCTTCAGTGGAAAAGGCGTGCTGGTATGGGGATCACGTACCCTGGCAGGGAACGACAACGAATGGCGCTATGTGCCTGTTCGCAGGTTGTTCATTTTCGTGGAAGAGTCTGTCAAAAAGGCGACCGAGTTCGTGGTATTCGAGCCCAATACGGCCGGTACCTGGCAGCGCGTAAAGGGCATGATCGAGAACTTCCTGGTAAAACTCTGGCGTGAAGGTGCCCTTGCGGGTGCCAAACCCGAACAGGCCTTTTTTGTAAAAGTAGGCCTTGGAGAAACCATGACACCCCTGGATATTTTGGAAGGGCGGATGAATGTAGAGATCGGCATGGCCGCTGTTCGTCCTGCAGAATTTATCATCCTGAAATTCTCTCATAAACTTCAGGAATCCTAA
- a CDS encoding phage tail protein has product MPLFNPPVGFHFLVRFEGLLTNPKYLGIPDLGFQEVSGINVDIATEEYHEGGENRFKHRLPQPAGYQNLVMKRGLLIGSQLMQWFKESTENFTFEPADITVVLLNGDHIPLQAWNFIQAYPVKWDIANLNAQDAQILIESVEFSYQYFRRIDPTDLLPF; this is encoded by the coding sequence ATGCCATTGTTCAATCCACCTGTAGGGTTTCATTTTCTGGTGCGGTTCGAAGGACTGCTCACCAATCCCAAGTATCTGGGTATTCCGGATCTTGGCTTTCAGGAAGTGTCCGGTATCAACGTGGATATTGCTACGGAAGAGTATCACGAGGGAGGCGAGAACCGATTTAAACATCGCCTTCCCCAGCCGGCGGGCTACCAGAATCTTGTCATGAAACGCGGCCTGCTCATCGGCTCTCAACTCATGCAATGGTTCAAGGAAAGCACCGAGAATTTCACCTTTGAACCGGCTGATATCACCGTGGTATTGTTGAACGGCGATCACATTCCGCTTCAAGCCTGGAACTTTATTCAGGCCTACCCGGTGAAATGGGATATCGCCAATCTCAATGCGCAGGATGCACAAATCCTGATCGAATCCGTGGAGTTCTCTTACCAGTACTTCCGCCGCATCGATCCTACGGATCTGTTACCGTTCTAA
- a CDS encoding LysM peptidoglycan-binding domain-containing protein, which translates to MAITDIFSELDGLAKMTIDAYPDEEYNDGDEIATFQVMYNPNTYSQEYKNNYERPTTQGNTGTLVFTHTEPENVSFEFLFDATGASLSGTSNIADQVLKDKHTDDAIKNFLEVTYQRSGDTHQPNFLKLRWGNFEFRGLLESATVTHKLFNLDGNPIRSTVACSFRKHTSLQEQAAQDRKSSPDLTHYRLVKAGDTLPRIANKIYGDPSFYLEIARVNKLINFRKLKVGQKLILPPIDKKK; encoded by the coding sequence ATGGCAATCACTGACATATTCAGCGAGCTGGATGGCCTGGCCAAAATGACCATCGACGCTTATCCCGATGAGGAATACAACGATGGGGATGAGATTGCCACGTTTCAGGTGATGTACAATCCCAATACGTACAGCCAGGAATACAAGAATAACTACGAGCGTCCCACCACCCAGGGAAATACCGGTACACTCGTATTCACCCATACCGAACCGGAGAATGTCTCGTTTGAGTTCCTTTTTGATGCCACCGGTGCCAGTTTGTCCGGCACTTCCAATATCGCCGACCAGGTACTGAAAGACAAGCATACCGATGATGCGATCAAGAATTTTCTCGAAGTCACATACCAGCGTTCCGGCGATACGCACCAACCGAATTTTCTCAAACTCCGTTGGGGGAACTTCGAATTCCGAGGACTGCTCGAATCGGCGACCGTAACACATAAGCTGTTCAACCTGGATGGTAACCCTATCCGGTCTACCGTGGCATGCAGCTTCCGGAAGCATACATCCTTGCAGGAACAGGCGGCACAAGACAGGAAGTCATCTCCTGACCTTACCCATTACCGCCTGGTGAAAGCCGGAGATACACTGCCACGAATTGCCAACAAAATATACGGCGATCCATCTTTCTACCTGGAGATCGCCCGCGTGAATAAACTGATCAACTTCCGGAAACTGAAAGTGGGACAGAAGCTGATTCTGCCACCAATTGACAAGAAAAAATAA
- a CDS encoding GPW/gp25 family protein has protein sequence MPETEDIDIESQQQNSFLGRGWAWPVTFNKEGSMVELSEDEQDIRESLEILLSTIRGERVMRPDYGASLREKIFEPLRVSSAARLTEDIKRAILFHEPRVSVKDVSYQQDPEEGYILIQLDYTIIATNTRTNLVYPFYFNEGTDI, from the coding sequence ATGCCTGAAACAGAAGACATAGATATTGAAAGTCAACAACAGAACAGTTTCCTTGGAAGGGGATGGGCCTGGCCTGTGACTTTTAATAAAGAAGGCAGCATGGTGGAACTGTCGGAAGACGAACAGGACATCCGTGAAAGTCTGGAAATACTGTTGTCTACCATCCGCGGAGAACGCGTGATGAGACCGGACTATGGTGCCAGTCTGCGCGAAAAGATATTCGAGCCGCTTCGGGTATCTTCTGCCGCCAGACTGACTGAAGATATTAAACGCGCCATCCTCTTCCATGAACCCAGGGTAAGTGTGAAAGATGTGTCCTATCAACAGGATCCTGAAGAAGGATACATCCTCATACAGTTGGATTATACCATCATCGCGACCAATACGAGGACCAACCTCGTTTACCCGTTTTACTTTAACGAAGGAACAGATATTTAG
- a CDS encoding phage tail protein encodes MNYPVTAFHFQVEWGGQRIGFTEVSGLSIELQSIDYREGSSLEYQVTKMPGIPKFSAITLKRGIFQGDNEFFQWLNTVKLNSIERRDLTISLLNEEHAPIVTWKVKDAWPSKVEGPSLNSTGNEVAVESIELQHEGLSIEFA; translated from the coding sequence ATCAATTATCCAGTAACCGCTTTTCATTTTCAGGTAGAATGGGGTGGACAACGTATTGGCTTTACCGAAGTATCGGGCCTTTCTATTGAACTGCAGTCTATCGACTACAGGGAAGGATCTTCGCTGGAATATCAGGTAACCAAAATGCCCGGTATCCCGAAGTTTTCCGCCATCACTTTGAAGCGTGGAATTTTTCAGGGCGACAATGAGTTCTTCCAATGGTTGAATACCGTTAAGCTGAACAGCATCGAAAGACGCGATCTTACCATCAGTCTGCTGAATGAAGAGCATGCGCCTATCGTAACCTGGAAGGTAAAGGATGCATGGCCCTCGAAAGTGGAAGGTCCGAGCCTGAACTCTACCGGTAACGAAGTTGCCGTGGAATCCATCGAGCTTCAACACGAAGGACTGTCCATCGAGTTTGCATAA
- a CDS encoding phage tail sheath family protein, with amino-acid sequence MAFPKTPGVYIEEVSTLPPSVAAVETAIPAFIGCTEIADKNGVGGALDRVPTRITNMLEYEQYFGGPFSEHAAITVGIEDDMDGGAEVVSRTISVAIGSASAFKMYYALQHFFANGGGPCYIVSVGDYSGSTANVAKSKLMNGVADIEKIDEPTLLVFPDHSTVANYKDVYDEALAQCQKLKDRFVIMDYKGETGDAFADATAFRSSGVSSDNLKYGAAYYPYIKTTLAYGYDESLLTVSHNEINPANPGALDGDTIAAIKASNPDVYRSIIAKLTTLLVTLPPSPAMAGIYARVDNDRGVWKAPANVGVFSIVGPTIKITREQQESLNIDATSGKSINALRAFPGKGTLVWGARTLAGNDNEWRYVPVRRLFIFVEESVKKATEFSVFEPNDANTWLRVKTMIENFLTKLWRDGALAGAKTDQAFFVKVGLGVTMSAQDILEGRMNIEIGLAAVRPAEFIILKFSHKLQQS; translated from the coding sequence ATGGCTTTTCCCAAAACCCCCGGAGTCTACATCGAAGAGGTCAGCACGCTGCCTCCCTCGGTTGCGGCGGTAGAAACGGCGATACCCGCATTCATAGGATGCACAGAGATCGCGGATAAGAATGGCGTGGGCGGTGCACTCGATCGCGTTCCCACACGAATCACCAATATGCTGGAGTACGAGCAGTATTTCGGCGGTCCGTTTTCCGAACATGCCGCCATCACGGTTGGCATAGAAGACGATATGGACGGCGGCGCCGAAGTGGTGAGCCGAACCATATCCGTTGCCATCGGAAGCGCGAGTGCATTCAAGATGTACTATGCGCTGCAACATTTCTTCGCTAATGGTGGCGGTCCGTGTTACATCGTATCGGTAGGTGATTACTCGGGATCCACAGCCAACGTTGCAAAGTCCAAGTTGATGAATGGTGTGGCCGATATCGAGAAGATCGATGAACCGACCTTGCTGGTATTCCCGGACCATTCTACCGTGGCCAATTACAAGGATGTCTACGACGAAGCGCTGGCCCAATGCCAGAAACTGAAAGACCGCTTTGTGATCATGGACTATAAAGGTGAGACGGGCGACGCCTTCGCAGATGCCACCGCCTTCAGAAGTTCAGGCGTAAGCTCTGACAACCTGAAGTACGGTGCTGCCTACTATCCTTATATCAAAACAACACTGGCATATGGTTATGATGAAAGCCTGTTGACCGTATCGCATAATGAAATCAATCCGGCCAACCCCGGTGCATTGGATGGTGATACCATTGCGGCCATCAAAGCGTCAAACCCCGATGTGTATCGCAGCATCATCGCCAAGCTGACGACATTGCTTGTGACATTGCCACCGTCACCGGCTATGGCGGGTATCTATGCCCGGGTAGACAATGACCGCGGCGTATGGAAGGCCCCGGCAAACGTTGGTGTATTTTCCATCGTCGGACCTACTATCAAGATCACACGCGAGCAACAGGAAAGCCTCAATATCGATGCGACTTCCGGGAAGTCGATCAACGCATTGCGCGCTTTCCCCGGAAAAGGAACCCTGGTGTGGGGCGCAAGAACCCTGGCCGGAAACGATAATGAGTGGCGCTATGTACCGGTTCGCCGTCTCTTCATTTTTGTAGAGGAATCGGTGAAGAAAGCCACAGAGTTTTCCGTGTTTGAACCCAACGACGCCAACACCTGGCTGCGGGTTAAAACCATGATCGAGAATTTCCTGACCAAACTTTGGAGGGATGGTGCATTGGCCGGAGCCAAGACAGATCAGGCATTTTTTGTGAAAGTAGGGTTGGGTGTGACCATGTCTGCTCAGGATATCCTGGAAGGAAGAATGAACATTGAAATCGGACTGGCCGCTGTCAGACCCGCAGAATTCATCATCCTGAAATTCTCACACAAATTACAGCAATCATAA